A single genomic interval of Candidatus Methylomirabilota bacterium harbors:
- a CDS encoding YceI family protein produces the protein MAGGRPRRAVGAVVGLLVLLLGARGGAEPRLYVVDPERSQIRFHAVSRLMDADGAFGRFSGEVRLDAGRPETAAGRLTIEVASIDTGIRVRDSHLRSDDFFDVERYPRATFVIAAVRREGERWVVGGQLTIHGVTRTIAVPVTVTASERSIRVAGELTLNRREFGINYSSRLNPIRDEVRVWFDLSVVPR, from the coding sequence GTGGCCGGGGGTCGGCCGCGCCGGGCCGTCGGAGCCGTGGTGGGGCTCCTGGTCCTGCTCCTCGGGGCGCGAGGCGGAGCCGAGCCCCGCCTCTACGTCGTCGACCCGGAGCGGAGCCAGATCCGCTTCCACGCGGTCTCGCGTCTGATGGATGCCGACGGAGCCTTCGGTCGCTTCAGCGGCGAGGTGCGCCTCGACGCAGGTCGACCCGAGACCGCGGCGGGGCGGCTGACCATCGAGGTGGCCTCGATCGACACCGGCATCCGCGTCCGGGACAGCCACCTCCGCAGCGACGACTTCTTCGACGTCGAGCGCTACCCGCGGGCGACCTTCGTGATCGCCGCCGTACGGCGCGAGGGCGAGCGCTGGGTGGTCGGTGGCCAGCTCACCATCCACGGTGTCACCCGGACGATCGCGGTCCCGGTGACCGTGACCGCCTCCGAACGGTCGATCCGGGTCGCCGGAGAGCTCACCCTGAACCGGCGGGAGTTCGGGATCAACTACTCCAGCCGGCTCAACCCGATCCGCGACGAGGTGCGGGTGTGGTTCGATCTCTCGGTGGTGCCCCGGTGA
- a CDS encoding branched-chain amino acid ABC transporter permease, with the protein MTTALPRGLAAAAVAVAVALPALVGFDPYYLYILGAALLWASLASAWSLLAFAGQISFGHAAYFGAGAYTSALLAQRAGWSPWLSVLAAAAGGAALAVPIGLTAHRLGGASLALATFAYAEGWRVVAHNWTELTGGGAGLIGIPPLPPLPIGVPATASGERTSAYYLALTLLLGALSLFGGLRRSRVGLAWAAIREREQRARLLGLGPTPYKLLAFACSGALTAAGGALYAHTVRFLEPDLVFGRLLSILPLVMATFGGARTLLGPPAGALLLYLTSELALGPTLPRLHQLPYAVALIVAVLVLPRGLAGLWRRA; encoded by the coding sequence ATGACGACCGCGCTCCCGAGGGGCCTGGCGGCCGCAGCGGTGGCGGTCGCCGTCGCGCTCCCGGCGCTGGTGGGATTCGACCCGTACTACCTCTACATCCTCGGCGCCGCGCTCCTGTGGGCCTCGCTGGCCAGCGCCTGGAGCCTCCTCGCCTTCGCCGGCCAGATCTCCTTCGGCCACGCCGCCTACTTCGGCGCCGGCGCGTACACGAGCGCGCTGCTGGCCCAGCGCGCCGGGTGGAGTCCCTGGCTGAGCGTCCTGGCCGCGGCCGCCGGCGGCGCCGCCCTGGCCGTCCCCATCGGGCTCACCGCGCACCGCCTCGGCGGCGCCTCTCTCGCCCTCGCCACGTTCGCCTACGCGGAAGGGTGGCGGGTGGTCGCTCACAACTGGACGGAGCTGACCGGTGGCGGGGCCGGGCTCATCGGGATCCCGCCCCTGCCCCCGCTCCCCATCGGCGTTCCGGCGACGGCCTCCGGGGAGCGGACGAGCGCCTATTACCTGGCCCTCACGCTTCTCCTCGGCGCCCTGAGCCTCTTTGGCGGGCTCCGGCGGAGCCGGGTCGGCCTGGCGTGGGCGGCCATCCGAGAGCGGGAACAGCGCGCCCGACTGCTCGGGCTCGGCCCGACCCCGTACAAGCTCCTGGCCTTCGCCTGCTCGGGCGCGCTGACGGCGGCCGGCGGCGCGCTCTACGCGCACACGGTCCGCTTCCTCGAGCCGGACCTCGTCTTCGGCCGCCTCCTCTCGATTCTCCCGCTCGTCATGGCGACCTTCGGCGGCGCCCGCACGCTGCTCGGGCCGCCCGCGGGGGCCCTCCTGCTCTACCTGACGTCGGAGCTCGCGCTCGGGCCCACACTCCCACGCCTCCACCAGCTGCCATACGCGGTGGCCCTGATCGTGGCGGTCCTCGTCCTGCCGCGCGGGCTGGCCGGCCTGTGGCGCCGCGCGTGA
- a CDS encoding ATP-binding cassette domain-containing protein translates to MPALLELRAVSKRFGGLQALREVTFGIEAGTLVALLGPNGAGKTTLFDIVTGLARPTSGMVRFDGIDLGRVASHRIAALGIGRTFQIARLFPALPAVDNVLVGVTFGRRRLAAGERRARAARLLEMVGLEAKAMRPARELSLGEQKRLELAVALGPEPRLLLLDELASGLPPRGREEVVRFYSRLRGGGLTILAIEHSPGRLAELADRVLVLDQGALVADGRPREVLASRRVAEAYLGEDD, encoded by the coding sequence ATGCCCGCGCTGCTCGAGCTCCGCGCGGTCAGCAAGCGCTTCGGCGGACTCCAGGCGCTCCGCGAGGTCACGTTCGGGATCGAGGCCGGGACGCTGGTGGCCTTGCTCGGTCCCAACGGGGCCGGCAAGACGACACTCTTCGACATCGTCACCGGCCTGGCGCGCCCCACCAGCGGGATGGTCCGGTTCGATGGCATCGACCTCGGGCGCGTCGCATCGCATCGGATCGCGGCCCTCGGGATCGGGCGGACCTTCCAGATCGCCCGCCTCTTCCCGGCGCTGCCGGCCGTCGACAACGTCCTGGTCGGCGTGACGTTCGGCCGTCGCCGCCTGGCGGCCGGCGAGCGCCGCGCGCGGGCCGCCCGGCTGCTCGAGATGGTGGGGCTCGAGGCGAAGGCCATGAGGCCGGCCCGCGAGCTCTCGCTCGGCGAGCAGAAGCGCCTCGAGCTCGCCGTGGCTCTCGGGCCCGAGCCGCGCCTGCTGCTCCTCGACGAGCTCGCCTCCGGGCTGCCCCCGCGCGGACGCGAAGAGGTCGTCCGCTTCTACAGCCGGCTGCGGGGCGGCGGCCTGACGATCCTGGCCATCGAGCACTCGCCCGGCCGGCTGGCCGAGCTGGCGGATCGGGTCCTCGTGCTCGACCAGGGCGCGCTCGTCGCCGACGGCCGCCCGCGCGAGGTCCTCGCCTCGCGCCGGGTGGCCGAGGCCTATCTCGGCGAGGACGACTAG